The segment GTCATTTTGGGCATTAAAGAAAGTGTTTGTATGTCAGTTTGTTGGATTGCCCTTTAGTCATACTATTGTATTCTCTGAAAAATGTACTCAGTAAAAAGTTAttgtaaaaaaagaaagtgtTTGTATGCAGATTAAACCCATATACCTATCTGacactgttttgtttttgggGGGATTTGTAACCCATCCAAACTGACTCACTAACTTGTAAACGTGTTGTAACTCCCTGGTTGGGATGTATCGCTCTGTAGTGTCCTTCCCATAGACTCCATGCTGTACTTGGACAGCAGTAAACGATTATACACATTACTATTAGTCTTTGATGTTTTGACTCTGagaaaaaggtttattcccttaTAGGGAATTCTCTCCCTGTTCATTTCCTAATTTTACTTTGTGGAGCTGTCATGTGTTCCAGCCAGGCCAGAGCTACACCAGCAGTTTAGGTATAAACCCATCTGAAGATGGCTGCTGTATACAAACACATGTAAGGACATTCATTGTTCCTCTATGTGTGTTGTCGCATGTCCAGTGTTTCCCTCCAAGCAGATGACTTTACTTGTTGCATTGGGGTGAAAGGCAACTGTTCTTTTAGTCACATTGTAACCACTCTGATGGGGTTTATAAGATGAGGGTATTTATACACAAATACTACAATAGGAAACCCAGTATACACCTGACACACTAATAATTTGCTAGcttgtacatataatgcatttttcaaatccttttattttcttatttttctcttAGGTTTTTTGGTCTGATTCCTCCGTGTCATTGATAACCAAATCTTCAGCCGAAATTACAGAGCTCATTTCTAAGGTAATGGAATGAGGTCACCAGTACAGGAATGAATAGTGATACTGCCCGTCTCCTATACACCGATGTACTGAGAGTTCTCCCTGTGTACTTGCAGCTCTCCCATCTGTTCTCAGAAGATTTGGAGAAATGCATTCCTTACCGTGGGGGCTTGGACTCCTATTCCGTGGACAGGAACCATGTCGATCTTGATTTAGATCTCCGGTACGAGCATGTAGATCCTGCTAAAAATACATGGCCGCACCCTGTCTGCGTTTCTCCTCAACGATGAAGGCTTATGTGTGGTTGAGCTCTTTGTATTCTACTTTTTAGGTGTTTGGTGTCTCTGCCTCCCCAAGTATTAAAGAGTGACCTTATTAAGAAATTCTTCAGTAATTCAACAACCCACCCACAGCATCAGAACATAAGTGAGTGCTCCCAACATTTCCCCACCTTACAGTTGCTGTCTTACAAGGCCGCTGACAGATTATGTTTCACACAGGTCTTGGCAATCCATCCCATGTTAAAGTAAACGCTCCTTTGGGCCCATCTATACGGTATGTAGACCCCCTGAATGCACTGAAACACGAGTTTAGGAAGagattacattttattgtgtgtctgttaCTTTGTGCCGTTTACAGCCTTAAATCTGCATTGTCTTTGTTCACAGACCGATATGTGGTGTTGCCAGTATTCAGTCTTCCCACGGCAACATTACCTTGCACCACAGTGGGGCCACCATGAGTATGTCCCCGTGCTCAAGCTCATCCTCCGTAACCTATCGACCCCAAGTGGAGGCCTCTTCCTCTGCGGTGATATCCTCCAGCGTGCCAAGCCCCCAGACTCAGGAACAGCAAGATATATTAGAATGGCTCCGAAAGTTACGTCTCCACAAATATTATGCAGTATTCAGTCAGCTGTCAATGAAAAAGGTAACGGACTGCTGGCTTACAAGGTGATAAGCTGCATGATTTAGTAAGACTGGAGAGAGACTCCTGATTTGGGAAAGTCCAGGTCACCTGTGGCTCTCTGGCTTCtctgaaactacaaatcccagcatgctagCTGCCTCACTTACATACTTTTTGCTGTGCAACTACAAACCCACCATTGGAACATGATATCAGTTCTAGACTGGCTGTCTATTGTAGCCAGGTGCATAGTTCACTTTGCCTGTCTATCCTTATAAATACCTTCTGGACGAGTTACCCAATTACCGAGCATATTGCTTAATAACAATACTTATCACCTAAGATCTACTTCCAGAAGCCAGCTAATGGTTCTTTAATGCAATAAGGATTTTGGATGCTCTGGCTTCTACTGGACTCCCTGTTTCTGGAAATCCTACTAGAGTCCCTCAAATCTAAGATATTAAATAGTTCAAAACTTCTGTCTATCCTCTTTTATAAACATGTCTGTAGATGACCTACTTCAAAACCAGAAATGGCTTTATTTCTGCTAagatactttataaataaatactgggacttttagttccaatACGTCTGGAGTGCCACAGAcacctcttcttcttttttcttttttttttttttttttttgtctgagaAGTCTTATTTTAATATATGACTCTTAATTTTAATGGTCAgaattgcttttgtttttttttgcattaaataatacatagctGTGACTGTAAGTATTTTTGTGGCATCTCCTCCTCGTTTGTATGTCTCTATTCATAAGTGGAGTGCTGTGCATATGCTACAGGCTGGTAAAATGAGGTCTTGTATGGCAAAGGATTTGGCTCCATCTGCAGGCTGAAGAAATGTACTCCACCCCAGTGAACTTGCATTCAGATATTTAATTTTTCCTTCCAAGTGTTCTGGATAATAGATCTCATACCTACATATCCTAATATAGATTTATATCGCTTAGTTATGTTAGTTGATTCAAACACATGGGCATAGTCAGACAGCTCttaaaattcaaaagtgaaaGCAAACTTCTCGGTTTTGTTATTTTTAGCTTTTTGTCCCATGCTGCTAACTGTTTCTTTTGCTGACAGTGGGGGGAATGCTTAATAGCAATTTGCTTATATCTGTATTATCAAtggattttttttctacttttagtTTTTGAGTCTCACCGAGGAAGATTTAAATAAATTTGAAACCCTGACTATGGGAGCAAAGAAGAAGTTGAAGACTCAGCTGGAGTTGGAGAAGTGAGTGTGATCACCTGATGCATTAACCTTTTCCTCTCCTGTATAACTCTATTAGTACATATTCCGGGGTTTGTGGTTTAAGTAGTTTTTATTTATGTCTCATTGTGGAAGTAAATTATCAGCAATGGAAGAACAATCTACCAGTCTGGCAGCTACAAGAACTAGAAATTATGAAATGTTAGGGAACAAGAAAGTCAGGAAGACATTGGAATATATTGGAAAAATCTCCCCAAATTTATGTACAGCGATGGCAATGAAAACTACAGACTTGGAACCAGAGCTGAGTAATTACCAGGAGCCAGATCACCTAAACATTTACTGACTTGTCCAACTTTCCCAGatcattttatatagatttgTGGCTGCTACTCTTTCCTGGCTTAATAACGGCTTTCTCTGAGTCCTATGTAGATTATAGACTCTTTAATTCTTCTGTAATTTTTGTTCTCTTCCCTGAGAATTGCTAGGAAGGCTAGGTCAGTAGCAGACTAGTCCCCCATGAACTGACAATTTCCAAAATAATTTCACTACTGTTTAACCTTGTTTCTCCTTTCCCCaaatcccccctcctctgtgagcTCACTGAAGGAGTTGTGCTGGtttgctaatctgttttacaatatatttattgctaTATTTTACTACATTTCTATTAATAGCTCTTCAAAATGTACCCTAAATCATTTCAGGAACATAGCAGAGATATGGCATTAATTCCACTAAACAGTATATAGTTTTCTGCACCTatgcatatgaaacatgattcgGTTATATTTCTAAGAGAAATATGTCATCCCTATGGGGAATCAATATATAATTGACACTTTGTTCATTTCGGAGGTTACATCTTTATACAGAGTTCTTCATAAACCTCTATTATGAGATGTATTCCTTTGATCAGTTATGTTTCCCATAAGGAAGATATACAGGGTGCAGATTGACTCAAACTACTCAAGCTTGAAATTCTCCTCTATCTGATAACATAGGATAAAAACAGATCACAACATATCAAGAGACCATAACATACATTTGGAAAGCAGTAATCCTTAGTTGGCTTTTAAGCAACACTTCAAATGACcagaaaaaaaaattttgggaaaCCTTTGAcattataatttaataattattCTGATCTTACTATAATCAGGATAATGATCAATAACCACCTTAGAGTAGTTATAACGATACATTGTAATTGGTCCTTAAGAAAATCATGTTGGTGAAGTTGTAATGATCAGTCATTAAGAGACAATGTCCTATCTCCAGATTTGGGGAAGCAGCAGCTTATGCACTTTATCTTTCCAAAACATGTTGAGGGAAGTTCATATTATTTGCACACATGGAACTTCTACCTGTGAACGTTTACATCCTGGTAACAGCGGAGGGGGGAGTGTATCATTCAGAGACATTACTATGTGGATTTAAAAGATTTGTTGTGTGTGAATGTTATGCAAGTGTCTGCTAACACATGCCTGTAATTTAAGGCAATTTTActtagaattttcctttgtaaggtgcagcatttatttagtacttctcTGCTTATAAATATTGCCGTCTTTTAGTTGTTGTGGTGTTAATGTATCTGTACAGTCGGCTGGTGAGAAGCTTCTGCTCATAAGTACTCAAACAGGTCCCTAACTTCATAGCATCGCAGATGGGTCTCACTCTCCTCATTATGCAGATAATTCGTTAATATCCCGATGAGTCACTGAAGATGGGGGCTGTACGTTTTACATGTCTTTGTTTGAAGGTGTCTCTGTTCTGCTCTGCAGAGAGAAGTCTGAAAAAAGGTGTCTGAACACAACACCATGCACTTATACTAGTGGCGGCGTTGCAAGGGTCCCCCCTACTAGCCATGTTGGTCCTGTCCAAAATATCCACTGCAACCATTCTACAGGTAAGCCCATTTATATCCTCCTAgttggggacatttaggaaaagCACACACAGActtccattttttcttttaaactgcaTTAGATGGGCAGAATCTGGTTGCTGTGGGCAGcagtatttttcttcctgtgcacCAGTGACTAATATTCCCGTTAGGTTCTTATGCTATGACGGAAACTCCCAATTGGAAACAGTAGATGTATCTTACCTCTCATGGATTTCTCCCTTGTTATTCTGGGTGTGCCAGCTTGTTTTTGACGTTCTGCCATGTCTATTATGTGTCCGAAAGAGAAGTCACGCGTGATCAGGTCATCGTGATCTTGTGTTGCCATTGTCCTCTGTTCTATTAAGAAATATGTGATATGTGTTGTAGAACTGTCTGTAGATGTAGAACCCGCAGCTTCTCAGATGCCTCCAGAAGGCAGCTCGACGTCGGAGTACTCCAGTTCCCCCTCAAGTCCAATGGGAATCCAGATGCGAGAAGAGAGCTCCGATAGCGCGGAGGAAATGGATAGACGTAAGTAAGATATCCTCATGGTGGGTTTTATTTGTTTTCAGAACTGGTGATTGATGATTCTATTTCTTTGTAGGTCTTGGGAGGCACTTGGATTGCACAGAGAGAGATAAGTCTGTCTTGTTGGTGAATCACTTCACATCGAGTTCTGTTCGACCAACAGCTCAGGTTTTACCCGTTCAAAACGACGCCGGATCCAGTCCCGCCAGCCACCACCCACTGCCGCTTCACATCATAACCGGCGCACCCTCTCACATAGCCCCCATCCACATTGTGAACACGTTGCACAAATCAGACCGAGGCAATGCAGAGATAAAGCTGCTTCAGTCGTCCGTGCACTCGCTTCTACCGTCAGAAGATCGCAGTAAAGCTGGACCCAGAGGTGGCATTAaaatagataagagttttggGAATATGCTTCTCGATGTCAAAGGCTCATCAAGTCCATTACTGTCTGGTCCGGTTCTCTCGATAATTCCCGATGGCGCCATGCAACAGACCGTTGGCTTCGGTGTTAGGGCCAAAGTAGGAAATTCCGTAACTGGGGAGAGGACAATGAAGCCTGCCCAGCAACCAGCGCTTATGGTGGACAGCAGCGCTCCCACCAGCATGACATCCACTCCGGTCTTCCCTGTGACCCGCACACCTGTCAAACTTCTTGTATCATCGTCGGATTCTTCAGTGATTGGACAAATGACGTGTACTAGTGTCGCCCCAGCAATAATAAACCCCAGGAATGTACTTTATACAGCGAATACCAAAGTTGCCTTTTCTGCTATGAGCGGCATGCCTGTAACCCAAATGCCCGGCAACTTCTGTGCAAATAGTAATGCATCTTCTAGCAACCACGCCTCTGCGTCATATCCCAATGTGGCAAATCTCCCAAACTGCCCCGTGCCCAGTTCAAGCCCGACTATCTCCCCCACCTCTGACAGCAGCTACTACAGCGGCAGTGGTAACACGCCAACGGTGAACATTCAGATTGCCGGCCAGACCCCCAGCCACCACCATATACACCACCATCAGCAGCCGCAGGCGGGGTGCACGGTCTGCAGCTCGTGCGGCTGCAGCGGGAGCTGCGGGTCGGGTGGTGTGGCGGTCAATTATGCCAATTATTTTCAGCATCAATTCTCTGCACCTTCAATGTTCCCATTTTCCCTCATGCCCTTTAGCCCAATGTGCAATAACGGGTACATTAACACCCAGCAATACAACAACAGCGCTACGTTTCCTGTGGTCCACACGGCGTACAACAGCAGCCTGAACCCAGACTCCATGCTCGCAGGGCAACCTAGCTTCTCCTTGCCGCCAATGCAGAACTTTATAACCGGCACGGCGGGAGTGTACCAGCCGCAGGGGGTGATGGGGACCATAAATGGCGCAGCTCACAAAAAGACCGGGAACATCTCATGTTATAACTGTGGGGTCAGTGGCCACCGAGCTCAGGATTGTAAACAGCCATCAATGGACTTTAATCAGCAAGGTAAAGTGCTCGCAGGTGGGATTCAGTCTCCAATTCTTCCCCTTTCACACGTCAGTGAGTGATCGCTATAAGGCTACACTTTGTAACCAGTATGTAATGTCCAGTAATTGTTGCGCAGTTTGTGTTTGTTGCCGTGGTCAGTCTGCTGTATCGCGGGTTATGTCCTGTGCGGAGCTGCCGGATTACACAGTATGAGTTCCGGGTGGCTGTTTTCATCCATCGTTATTTTGAAGGGAAAAATCTTTTGGGTGTACagtaaaaactatttttaatcaTTTACCGATAGAAATCTATAAGAGATTGTGTGGGATTCACAAAAAATGATCATCGCATGTTTACATGTATAAATGACACGACACATGCAAGTTGTGTGTTTTACAGCCACTGGTTTCTGAACAGTACAAGGTTGGCCGGATATTTCATTTCATTCtcacaaaatgtttgttttataaacGTGCTGGCGCATCAATgtccgcacttccgcatccactTTCACTAGAGGCTTTACGTGCAGACATACAAACTAAACCTACCTGCTTCATGTGTACATTGAGTATGTGCTGCTCTTTAAGGAAGGCGTATCCTGAATTTGGAGAATTTAATATTTACATGAAATTCACATCTATGATGTGCATATTAAAACCCGAAAACTCCCGTCCGCAGTGGTGCCAATATCCGTGAAATCATTGTCACGTTCTACTAATCTGTTAATAAACGGAAAACAGTCCTCAAGTTAGAAATATGTTGTGTGAAACTGAATGTAAAGGGTCAGGGAATCCCCACCTGCTTCGCAGTATTTATAACATAGGGCGGGTTGTTGTACCTGTCCGAATATTATCCCAGGATAGAAAGGGGGCCGATCACATGACCGCCGTCCCTGGGATTATATCGTCTTGTTGGTCTGTGTAATTACCCTCACGCCTCTGTGATGTCATTTGTTCTAGTGAAGTCATAAGCTGAGTATTCACTGAGTGTAGGTGAATGGTGATGTGAGCTCTCTGTAGAGcgaagtggcgctatatacagagatgatgatgaagggtctgCTCTTACTGTAGTCTAAACAAGTTAAAGAAATAGGACAGGTCAATTTAATATTGCGCAATTCCTTACGCCTGTCGTGGTGTTTTTATCATTCCATGTCTATAGTGCACGTTCCATCAGACTTCATGTATTGTTTCTCATTTATGCAGGTACTTTCCGTCTTAAATATGCTCCGCCATCAGACGGCCTGGACTCTGCAGATTAACCCTCCTGCCACTTGGATTTAAAGATGATGTTCCCGGACTCCTCGCCGGTCATCCATGAGACGTAGATCACACATGTAAAGGTGCTTTCGTTTTACCCAGGCTGAAGTGACATCTCTTAGTGACCTTGTTTCTCTATTGCCAAATTCTGCTTCAAGGATATCGTTTTATCTTCTCTACAAGATGATGAGCTTGGCCTGAGTAATCACATTTTATAGAAGGTGGGGGGAGGAGAAAGACTGttttactgattttatttttattaaaccgATCTAAAACTTAAAGGGCAGCTACAGTAAGTGTCGGGCTAAAGCGATTCCTGTTTATTCACCTGAGCTGAACACAAAGTGCGCTACATACATAAGAACTAGTCAGGAAGTAATCACTGGGATCCCGTGTAGATTGCACTAGGGACAATGGATCATTTTTCCTGGGATATAAACCGCTTTGGACAGCTCAGAACTTGGCATAACTTACATCCAGCGTAAAGGCTACAAATTTCACGTTCCTTTGGCCTCTTGAATTAGACCCCTTGACACTTCTTCTTTGAGGAAATTTGcactttaatgttttgtttttgttactgtTGTGTTTGAGCGGATCTGTGTTACAAATGGAGCGCGTTACATCTCTGCTAAAAATGTTTCTGCCAGGAAGATTGGCGGAAACGGTCTCTCCGCCTGTTTATTTACACTAAGTTACTGCAAGCGCCAGAGAGCAGCGCCTGTAGCCGGACgttacaatattatttatggGGAGATGGTAACAAACACCAAGGGCTGTAAATCCTGTAAACACTAAGTCCCAGCCATCATTGGTGgcttttttatcattttaaatgtcCTTGATATTTCAGGAATAGCATTTTACCC is part of the Mixophyes fleayi isolate aMixFle1 chromosome 10, aMixFle1.hap1, whole genome shotgun sequence genome and harbors:
- the ZCCHC14 gene encoding zinc finger CCHC domain-containing protein 14 isoform X3 is translated as MVEKQRCPLQRDGVYRWFSELTSSQRIEFLCGLLDLCIPLELRFLGSCLEDLARKDYHSLRDSEIKANNPADLGSLTNLTDEVVRSKLLVSLALLASDNREAAGVLCRTLTHMDSIINNLGLQLNDGRTGDEFLLLFTMATIHPAFSFHQKQLLRKELSHIQGRHPVTSSKGCPKLTPRTETPISSVGNSLANALHISAHSIEDSLPKRPSGKHSKVNVEKIEMKVLAHKKEKNTDCCFEVFWSDSSVSLITKSSAEITELISKLSHLFSEDLEKCIPYRGGLDSYSVDRNHVDLDLDLRCLVSLPPQVLKSDLIKKFFSNSTTHPQHQNISLGNPSHVKVNAPLGPSIRPICGVASIQSSHGNITLHHSGATMSMSPCSSSSSVTYRPQVEASSSAVISSSVPSPQTQEQQDILEWLRKLRLHKYYAVFSQLSMKKFLSLTEEDLNKFETLTMGAKKKLKTQLELEKEKSEKRCLNTTPCTYTSGGVARVPPTSHVGPVQNIHCNHSTELSVDVEPAASQMPPEGSSTSEYSSSPSSPMGIQMREESSDSAEEMDRRLGRHLDCTERDKSVLLVNHFTSSSVRPTAQVLPVQNDAGSSPASHHPLPLHIITGAPSHIAPIHIVNTLHKSDRGNAEIKLLQSSVHSLLPSEDRSKAGPRGGIKIDKSFGNMLLDVKGSSSPLLSGPVLSIIPDGAMQQTVGFGVRAKVGNSVTGERTMKPAQQPALMVDSSAPTSMTSTPVFPVTRTPVKLLVSSSDSSVIGQMTCTSVAPAIINPRNVLYTANTKVAFSAMSGMPVTQMPGNFCANSNASSSNHASASYPNVANLPNCPVPSSSPTISPTSDSSYYSGSGNTPTVNIQIAGQTPSHHHIHHHQQPQAGCTVCSSCGCSGSCGSGGVAVNYANYFQHQFSAPSMFPFSLMPFSPMCNNGYINTQQYNNSATFPVVHTAYNSSLNPDSMLAGQPSFSLPPMQNFITGTAGVYQPQGVMGTINGAAHKKTGNISCYNCGVSGHRAQDCKQPSMDFNQQGKVLAGTFRLKYAPPSDGLDSAD
- the ZCCHC14 gene encoding zinc finger CCHC domain-containing protein 14 isoform X4, giving the protein MVEKQRCPLQRDGVYRWFSELTSSQRIEFLCGLLDLCIPLELRFLGSCLEDLARKDYHSLRDSEIKANNPADLGSLTNLTDEVVRSKLLVSLALLASDNREAAGVLCRTLTHMDSIINNLGLQLNDGRTGDEFLLLFTMATIHPAFSFHQKQLLRKELSHIQGRHPVTSSKGCPKLTPRTETPISSVGNSLANALHISAHSIEDSLPKRPSGKHSKVNVEKIEMKVLAHKKEKNTDCCFEVFWSDSSVSLITKSSAEITELISKLSHLFSEDLEKCIPYRGGLDSYSVDRNHVDLDLDLRCLVSLPPQVLKSDLIKKFFSNSTTHPQHQNISLGNPSHVKVNAPLGPSIRPICGVASIQSSHGNITLHHSGATMSMSPCSSSSSVTYRPQVEASSSAVISSSVPSPQTQEQQDILEWLRKLRLHKYYAVFSQLSMKKFLSLTEEDLNKFETLTMGAKKKLKTQLELEKEKSEKRCLNTTPCTYTSGGVARVPPTSHVGPVQNIHCNHSTELSVDVEPAASQMPPEGSSTSEYSSSPSSPMGIQMREESSDSAEEMDRRLGRHLDCTERDKSVLLVNHFTSSSVRPTAQVLPVQNDAGSSPASHHPLPLHIITGAPSHIAPIHIVNTLHKSDRGNAEIKLLQSSVHSLLPSEDRSKAGPRGGIKIDKSFGNMLLDVKGSSSPLLSGPVLSIIPDGAMQQTVGFGVRAKVGNSVTGERTMKPAQQPALMVDSSAPTSMTSTPVFPVTRTPVKLLVSSSDSSVIGQMTCTSVAPAIINPRNVLYTANTKVAFSAMSGMPVTQMPGNFCANSNASSSNHASASYPNVANLPNCPVPSSSPTISPTSDSSYYSGSGNTPTVNIQIAGQTPSHHHIHHHQQPQAGCTVCSSCGCSGSCGSGGVAVNYANYFQHQFSAPSMFPFSLMPFSPMCNNGYINTQQYNNSATFPVVHTAYNSSLNPDSMLAGQPSFSLPPMQNFITGTAGVYQPQGVMGTINGAAHKKTGNISCYNCGVSGHRAQDCKQPSMDFNQQGTFRLKYAPPSDGLDSAD
- the ZCCHC14 gene encoding zinc finger CCHC domain-containing protein 14 isoform X1, with protein sequence MVEKQRCPLQRDGVYRWFSELTSSQRIEFLCGLLDLCIPLELRFLGSCLEDLARKDYHSLRDSEIKANNPADLGSLTNLTDEVVRSKLLVSLALLASDNREAAGVLCRTLTHMDSIINNLGLQLNDGRTGDEFLLLFTMATIHPAFSFHQKQLLRKELSHIQGRHPVTSSKGCPKLTPRTETPISSVGNSLANALHISAHSIEDSLPKRPSGKHSKGEEIISLHAVDSVHRAYSFFYLSAHTALQGSSQATDAEILLRSIYYPSRDLMYICLTCKVNVEKIEMKVLAHKKEKNTDCCFEVFWSDSSVSLITKSSAEITELISKLSHLFSEDLEKCIPYRGGLDSYSVDRNHVDLDLDLRCLVSLPPQVLKSDLIKKFFSNSTTHPQHQNISLGNPSHVKVNAPLGPSIRPICGVASIQSSHGNITLHHSGATMSMSPCSSSSSVTYRPQVEASSSAVISSSVPSPQTQEQQDILEWLRKLRLHKYYAVFSQLSMKKFLSLTEEDLNKFETLTMGAKKKLKTQLELEKEKSEKRCLNTTPCTYTSGGVARVPPTSHVGPVQNIHCNHSTELSVDVEPAASQMPPEGSSTSEYSSSPSSPMGIQMREESSDSAEEMDRRLGRHLDCTERDKSVLLVNHFTSSSVRPTAQVLPVQNDAGSSPASHHPLPLHIITGAPSHIAPIHIVNTLHKSDRGNAEIKLLQSSVHSLLPSEDRSKAGPRGGIKIDKSFGNMLLDVKGSSSPLLSGPVLSIIPDGAMQQTVGFGVRAKVGNSVTGERTMKPAQQPALMVDSSAPTSMTSTPVFPVTRTPVKLLVSSSDSSVIGQMTCTSVAPAIINPRNVLYTANTKVAFSAMSGMPVTQMPGNFCANSNASSSNHASASYPNVANLPNCPVPSSSPTISPTSDSSYYSGSGNTPTVNIQIAGQTPSHHHIHHHQQPQAGCTVCSSCGCSGSCGSGGVAVNYANYFQHQFSAPSMFPFSLMPFSPMCNNGYINTQQYNNSATFPVVHTAYNSSLNPDSMLAGQPSFSLPPMQNFITGTAGVYQPQGVMGTINGAAHKKTGNISCYNCGVSGHRAQDCKQPSMDFNQQGKVLAGTFRLKYAPPSDGLDSAD
- the ZCCHC14 gene encoding zinc finger CCHC domain-containing protein 14 isoform X2; translation: MVEKQRCPLQRDGVYRWFSELTSSQRIEFLCGLLDLCIPLELRFLGSCLEDLARKDYHSLRDSEIKANNPADLGSLTNLTDEVVRSKLLVSLALLASDNREAAGVLCRTLTHMDSIINNLGLQLNDGRTGDEFLLLFTMATIHPAFSFHQKQLLRKELSHIQGRHPVTSSKGCPKLTPRTETPISSVGNSLANALHISAHSIEDSLPKRPSGKHSKGEEIISLHAVDSVHRAYSFFYLSAHTALQGSSQATDAEILLRSIYYPSRDLMYICLTCKVNVEKIEMKVLAHKKEKNTDCCFEVFWSDSSVSLITKSSAEITELISKLSHLFSEDLEKCIPYRGGLDSYSVDRNHVDLDLDLRCLVSLPPQVLKSDLIKKFFSNSTTHPQHQNISLGNPSHVKVNAPLGPSIRPICGVASIQSSHGNITLHHSGATMSMSPCSSSSSVTYRPQVEASSSAVISSSVPSPQTQEQQDILEWLRKLRLHKYYAVFSQLSMKKFLSLTEEDLNKFETLTMGAKKKLKTQLELEKEKSEKRCLNTTPCTYTSGGVARVPPTSHVGPVQNIHCNHSTELSVDVEPAASQMPPEGSSTSEYSSSPSSPMGIQMREESSDSAEEMDRRLGRHLDCTERDKSVLLVNHFTSSSVRPTAQVLPVQNDAGSSPASHHPLPLHIITGAPSHIAPIHIVNTLHKSDRGNAEIKLLQSSVHSLLPSEDRSKAGPRGGIKIDKSFGNMLLDVKGSSSPLLSGPVLSIIPDGAMQQTVGFGVRAKVGNSVTGERTMKPAQQPALMVDSSAPTSMTSTPVFPVTRTPVKLLVSSSDSSVIGQMTCTSVAPAIINPRNVLYTANTKVAFSAMSGMPVTQMPGNFCANSNASSSNHASASYPNVANLPNCPVPSSSPTISPTSDSSYYSGSGNTPTVNIQIAGQTPSHHHIHHHQQPQAGCTVCSSCGCSGSCGSGGVAVNYANYFQHQFSAPSMFPFSLMPFSPMCNNGYINTQQYNNSATFPVVHTAYNSSLNPDSMLAGQPSFSLPPMQNFITGTAGVYQPQGVMGTINGAAHKKTGNISCYNCGVSGHRAQDCKQPSMDFNQQGTFRLKYAPPSDGLDSAD